The Inediibacterium massiliense genome has a segment encoding these proteins:
- a CDS encoding YaaR family protein yields the protein MNTIQPIQPTALQKISNPNAVALKKDTKMPSAFLEKFEKIKSDEVKEKVHDLYDKIVEKSEKIGDRLYLQDLLDYKKLVKEFLDLTVQNSHAFSKDSFLDRRGRHRTFSKVKEVDHALADLTQDFLNQEVDRIKVVKKLDDIRGMLVDMMM from the coding sequence TTGAATACTATACAGCCTATTCAACCTACAGCTTTGCAAAAAATATCCAATCCTAATGCTGTAGCTCTAAAAAAAGATACTAAAATGCCTTCTGCTTTTTTAGAGAAGTTTGAAAAAATAAAATCTGATGAAGTAAAAGAAAAAGTACACGATCTTTATGACAAGATTGTAGAAAAATCTGAAAAGATAGGAGATCGCCTGTACCTACAAGACCTTTTGGATTATAAAAAATTGGTCAAAGAATTTTTAGATTTAACTGTTCAAAATTCTCATGCTTTTTCAAAAGATAGTTTTCTAGATCGCAGAGGACGTCATCGTACTTTTTCAAAAGTCAAAGAAGTAGATCATGCCTTGGCTGATTTGACACAAGATTTTTTAAACCAAGAAGTAGATCGAATCAAAGTAGTAAAAAAATTAGATGATATACGTGGAATGCTTGTAGATATGATGATGTAA
- a CDS encoding flagellar hook-length control protein FliK: MNELNQINLFKVQKYYNTIKKPFDINGTLVEKNKNKVCVDIGNNKIAQMVLKNNIDQKIGDQVSIDKSKIISLRIYDNKTDDSIQNEDLLQKSGIEMSKENLDIAKALDEFNIPVNQSSIESMVASKKYLQTIQQELNHDMAIKLMDKDIDLENDSVEKIAKTIEEIQEEKLSTNIEEKTEMTTEEAEEIAKEIYGSKMGKEITNAIKALHKEKITIDKKNIERIYDIVYKLQKLKEVKDENYVEVYKKGEVISIDNLYHTKEGIQTGRIDSLDERSLIAVKAYGENMNLLSNVEDFSKLQEKLIQYLKELGVAVTTENIKIGELFLKLGVPIEKERIEEFLTIKNSSKVLQSRLNEEMICKVENAGWDVKKHDIRMIHQIIENGQTQNHEWIQYDQMKNLSSSEMIDVFSKVFNTQQILRKIPNMDFYQIAFHMKRNIPFTLNTIQNSYETLNNEKREEISSHEKNAIQKRIENEKTFQSKEFFLKMNMTIKAGEALYANGMILSAVNVKKAIDAYETYTNVRKNLSTSMILDGIKDKIDLQNMTIKEIDEYTKEQMDKQNKEQHSHSSKENTHQLIEGISWMEKEEDKIISLLMKNNMDFSLREMNKISYFLKNQDQMGQQIGEMIKLLEGVDHPILKEYRMKLENLSKSFSQKLKEGVFDEKDYDKFVEDMKSFSENMSFGEDQENLNQNMKKMMEIIKIQKNFKKNNIAIQMPVWMNHECRNLQIYSSQKNIDSNKIPVSTLIQLDTNTLGSIKMELLIKKNTVDVRIHTNQQEKFKNHISFLEDHFKEIGYNLGEVSFIG; the protein is encoded by the coding sequence ATGAATGAACTCAATCAAATTAATTTATTTAAGGTTCAAAAGTATTATAACACAATTAAGAAGCCATTTGATATTAATGGAACATTAGTGGAAAAAAATAAAAATAAAGTATGTGTAGATATAGGAAATAATAAAATTGCACAAATGGTTTTAAAAAATAATATAGACCAAAAAATCGGAGATCAAGTATCTATTGATAAATCTAAAATTATTTCTTTAAGAATTTATGATAATAAAACAGATGATTCTATTCAAAATGAAGACTTATTACAAAAAAGTGGAATAGAGATGAGCAAGGAAAATTTAGATATAGCCAAAGCATTAGATGAATTTAATATTCCAGTGAACCAATCTTCTATAGAAAGTATGGTAGCTTCTAAAAAGTATCTCCAAACCATTCAACAAGAATTAAATCATGATATGGCTATTAAATTGATGGATAAAGATATAGATTTGGAAAATGATTCAGTAGAAAAGATTGCAAAAACTATAGAAGAAATACAAGAAGAAAAACTATCAACAAACATAGAAGAAAAAACAGAAATGACTACAGAAGAAGCAGAGGAAATAGCTAAGGAAATTTATGGGAGTAAAATGGGGAAAGAAATTACCAATGCTATTAAAGCCCTTCATAAGGAAAAGATTACAATTGATAAAAAAAATATAGAGAGAATTTATGACATAGTATATAAGCTACAAAAATTAAAAGAAGTAAAAGATGAAAATTATGTAGAGGTATATAAAAAAGGTGAAGTTATTTCAATTGACAACTTGTATCATACAAAAGAAGGGATCCAAACTGGAAGAATAGATTCTTTGGATGAGCGATCATTAATAGCTGTAAAGGCCTATGGTGAAAATATGAATCTTTTATCTAATGTAGAAGACTTCAGCAAATTACAAGAGAAGCTTATTCAGTATTTAAAAGAATTAGGGGTAGCAGTTACAACAGAAAATATAAAGATTGGAGAACTTTTTTTAAAGTTAGGAGTTCCTATAGAGAAAGAACGAATAGAAGAATTTTTGACCATTAAAAATAGTTCGAAGGTTTTACAATCTAGATTAAATGAAGAAATGATTTGCAAAGTTGAAAATGCAGGATGGGATGTGAAAAAACATGACATTCGTATGATTCATCAGATCATAGAAAATGGACAAACACAAAATCATGAATGGATTCAATATGATCAAATGAAAAATCTATCTAGTAGTGAAATGATAGATGTTTTTTCAAAGGTATTTAATACTCAACAAATATTACGTAAAATCCCTAATATGGATTTTTATCAAATTGCATTTCATATGAAGAGAAATATTCCTTTTACATTAAATACAATCCAAAATAGTTATGAAACATTAAATAATGAAAAAAGAGAAGAGATATCTTCTCACGAAAAAAATGCCATACAAAAAAGAATAGAAAATGAAAAAACATTTCAAAGCAAAGAGTTTTTTCTTAAAATGAATATGACTATAAAAGCAGGAGAAGCACTTTATGCAAATGGAATGATTTTAAGCGCTGTGAATGTAAAAAAGGCAATAGATGCTTATGAAACTTATACAAACGTTAGAAAAAATCTTTCCACATCTATGATATTAGATGGAATAAAGGATAAAATAGATTTACAAAATATGACTATTAAAGAGATAGATGAATATACAAAAGAACAAATGGATAAACAAAATAAAGAGCAACATTCTCATTCATCGAAAGAAAATACTCATCAATTGATAGAGGGGATTTCATGGATGGAAAAGGAAGAAGACAAAATTATATCTTTATTGATGAAAAATAATATGGATTTTTCATTAAGAGAAATGAACAAAATATCATATTTTCTAAAAAATCAAGATCAAATGGGTCAACAAATAGGGGAGATGATCAAGCTTCTTGAAGGAGTAGATCATCCTATATTAAAAGAGTATAGAATGAAGCTAGAAAATTTATCTAAAAGCTTTTCTCAAAAATTAAAGGAAGGAGTTTTTGATGAAAAAGACTATGATAAATTTGTAGAGGATATGAAGAGTTTTTCTGAGAATATGAGTTTTGGAGAAGATCAAGAAAATTTGAATCAGAATATGAAAAAAATGATGGAAATTATAAAGATCCAAAAAAATTTTAAAAAGAACAATATAGCTATACAGATGCCTGTATGGATGAATCATGAATGCAGAAATCTTCAAATTTATTCTAGCCAAAAAAATATAGACTCCAATAAGATACCTGTTAGTACGTTGATTCAACTAGACACCAATACACTAGGATCAATAAAAATGGAGCTTTTGATTAAAAAAAATACAGTAGATGTAAGAATACATACAAATCAACAAGAAAAATTTAAAAACCATATATCTTTCTTGGAAGATCATTTTAAGGAAATAGGGTATAATTTAGGAGAGGTTTCTTTTATTGGATAG
- the flgN gene encoding flagellar export chaperone FlgN has protein sequence MRIEDLIDILIEISIKKEGALKKILHLTIAQETLSKNGDIEKVKATIEQKKKIIHQIHQMDIDFLSSYSKLKNLLNVESLEEIHTKEYPSLKELKIKIEDITGFLKKIEEIDKRNTIQVKTDFEKLKKEMKDLNTKQQESKIASIYAKKYAQIQKNFPPKK, from the coding sequence ATGCGTATAGAAGATTTGATAGATATACTGATAGAAATTTCAATAAAAAAAGAAGGGGCATTAAAGAAAATTTTGCATTTAACTATTGCTCAAGAAACACTAAGTAAAAATGGAGATATAGAGAAGGTTAAAGCTACAATTGAACAAAAGAAAAAGATTATACATCAAATTCATCAAATGGATATAGATTTTTTAAGTAGTTATAGCAAATTAAAAAATCTATTAAATGTAGAATCACTAGAAGAGATTCATACAAAAGAGTACCCGTCTTTAAAAGAATTAAAAATTAAGATAGAGGATATTACAGGGTTTCTTAAAAAAATTGAAGAAATAGACAAAAGAAATACCATACAAGTAAAAACGGATTTTGAAAAATTAAAAAAGGAAATGAAAGATTTAAATACAAAACAACAAGAATCTAAAATTGCTTCTATTTATGCAAAAAAATATGCTCAAATACAAAAAAATTTTCCTCCCAAGAAATAA
- the hpf gene encoding ribosome hibernation-promoting factor, HPF/YfiA family: MIVKVSGKNLEVTDALRDMIEGKLEKFGKYFKEDVEAQATLSVEKNRQIIEITVPINGSMIRAEESTEDMYSSVDKVVDKLNRQIRKHKTKLQKRYKGHDTIRFENIPNLEGNKEEAKIVKTKRFPVKPMDPEEAILQMELLGHSFFVFTNSETEEASVVYKRKDGNYGLIEPTF; this comes from the coding sequence ATGATAGTAAAAGTGAGTGGAAAAAATTTAGAGGTTACAGATGCTTTAAGGGACATGATTGAAGGTAAATTAGAAAAATTCGGCAAATATTTCAAGGAGGATGTAGAAGCTCAAGCTACCTTGAGTGTAGAAAAAAATAGACAAATTATAGAGATCACAGTTCCTATTAATGGATCTATGATTAGAGCAGAAGAGTCAACAGAGGATATGTATTCATCAGTGGACAAGGTTGTAGATAAGCTAAATAGACAAATTAGAAAGCATAAGACAAAACTTCAAAAAAGATATAAAGGCCATGATACCATTCGATTTGAAAATATACCAAATTTAGAAGGAAATAAAGAGGAAGCAAAAATTGTAAAAACAAAGAGATTTCCAGTAAAACCAATGGACCCAGAAGAAGCAATTTTGCAAATGGAGCTTTTAGGACATAGCTTCTTTGTATTTACCAATAGTGAAACAGAAGAAGCAAGTGTAGTATATAAAAGAAAAGATGGAAATTATGGATTAATTGAACCAACCTTCTAA
- a CDS encoding DUF5317 domain-containing protein, with protein MFEGAIIGFLLGKIRGGRLSNIKFLHMKWWPLLIFALGLQILGLLFQDFTWISYYGGFLDILSLLCMSLVIFLNRDRKGSSALFVGVVLNLLVIVINKGRMPISIDSLEFAGNELLIEEIKKGEMVRYIASGEAVSFSQALGKYITVPKPYPFAKVLSIGDLFMTLGVILFIQGEMLKSRFGQTPANMIKIPYKGKE; from the coding sequence ATGTTTGAGGGAGCAATCATAGGATTTTTATTAGGGAAAATAAGGGGAGGAAGGTTGTCAAATATCAAATTTTTACATATGAAATGGTGGCCTTTGCTTATTTTTGCGTTGGGGTTACAAATTTTAGGACTATTATTTCAAGATTTTACTTGGATCAGTTACTACGGAGGATTTTTAGACATCCTATCTTTATTGTGTATGTCATTAGTAATTTTTTTGAATAGAGACAGAAAAGGATCTAGTGCATTGTTTGTAGGAGTAGTATTAAATTTATTGGTGATTGTGATCAATAAGGGAAGAATGCCTATATCTATAGATAGTTTAGAGTTTGCTGGAAATGAATTATTGATTGAAGAGATAAAAAAAGGGGAAATGGTTCGATATATTGCATCTGGTGAAGCTGTAAGCTTTAGTCAAGCATTAGGAAAATATATTACGGTACCAAAGCCTTATCCATTTGCAAAGGTTTTAAGTATAGGGGATCTGTTTATGACTTTAGGAGTCATTTTATTTATACAAGGTGAAATGTTAAAAAGTAGATTTGGACAAACACCAGCAAATATGATAAAAATTCCTTATAAAGGGAAAGAATAA
- the secA gene encoding preprotein translocase subunit SecA has protein sequence MNLLEKIFGSLNDREVKKLFKIVDQIESFDESIKKLSDEELKNKTNEFKEQLKKGKTLDDILPEAFAVVREGAWRTLGMKHFRVQLLGGIVLHQGRIAEMKTGEGKTLVATLPVYLNALEGKGVHVVTVNDYLAKRDAEWMKKVYNFLGLSVGCIVHGITNEERKAAYQADITYGTNNEFGFDYLRDNMVLYKEEMTQRGQNYAIVDEVDSILVDEARTPLIISGAGEKSTKLYQIVDQFIGNLKQDVDYVIDEKANTVVLTDEDGGGVGKAEKFFAIENLADPENMEISHHINQALKAHTLMKRDKDYVVKDGEIVIVDEFTGRLMFGRRYSDGLHQAIEAKEGLEVQRESKTLATITLQNYFRMYNKLSGMTGTAKTEEDEFKHIYNMDVVVIPTNKPIQRQDLPDSVYKTEMGKFNAVINQIAEKHKNGQPVLVGTISIERSEILSKMLKKQGVVHEVLNAKQHEREAEIVSQAGRFGAVTIATNMAGRGTDIVLGGNPEFMAKKEMKKRGYSEYILSMVTSFAKTEDEEVTKAREEYRKLYEEIKKETDAEREKVVEAGGLCILGTERHESRRIDNQLRGRSGRQGDKGSSQFFISLEDDLMRLFGSERIQGVVEKLGMDDDEPIEAKLLSKSIEGAQKRVEGRNFSIRKHVLQYDDVMNKQREVMYSERKKVLEGENLRDHIMGMLEGLVDRSVEAYTAEAKFPEEWDLKGMEDYLSTLFLPKGSLSFDDLEDMTKEMLKDRIMKIANDLYNIKEEEVGPERMRELERVILLRIVDTKWMDHIDAMDQLRQGIGLRAYGQEDPVRAYQVEGFDMFEAMTFAIQEDTIKHLFHVTVQTETERKQVVKVTGTSGTDAPQNQPLVKEKTVGRNDLCPCGSGKKYKKCCGK, from the coding sequence ATGAATCTTTTAGAGAAGATTTTTGGAAGCTTAAATGATAGAGAAGTTAAAAAATTGTTTAAAATTGTAGATCAAATAGAATCATTTGATGAATCTATAAAAAAATTAAGTGACGAAGAGCTCAAAAATAAAACAAATGAATTTAAAGAACAACTAAAAAAAGGGAAAACACTAGATGATATTCTTCCAGAAGCCTTTGCTGTAGTAAGAGAAGGGGCATGGAGAACGTTAGGAATGAAGCATTTTCGTGTTCAATTGTTAGGTGGAATTGTTCTTCATCAAGGAAGAATCGCTGAGATGAAAACTGGAGAAGGAAAAACTCTTGTTGCAACCCTTCCTGTATACTTAAATGCATTAGAAGGAAAAGGTGTGCATGTAGTTACTGTCAATGATTATCTTGCAAAACGTGATGCTGAGTGGATGAAAAAAGTTTATAATTTCTTAGGATTATCTGTAGGATGTATTGTTCATGGCATTACAAATGAAGAGAGAAAAGCTGCATATCAGGCAGATATTACTTATGGAACAAATAATGAATTTGGATTTGATTATTTAAGAGACAACATGGTTTTATATAAAGAAGAAATGACTCAAAGAGGACAAAACTACGCCATTGTGGATGAGGTAGACAGTATATTAGTAGATGAGGCAAGAACACCTCTTATTATTTCAGGAGCAGGAGAAAAATCCACAAAACTTTATCAAATTGTAGATCAATTTATAGGAAATTTAAAACAAGATGTAGATTATGTAATAGATGAAAAAGCCAATACAGTAGTATTAACAGATGAAGATGGTGGAGGAGTAGGAAAGGCTGAAAAATTCTTTGCCATTGAAAACCTTGCAGATCCTGAGAATATGGAGATTTCTCACCATATTAATCAAGCATTAAAGGCTCACACTTTAATGAAAAGAGACAAAGACTATGTAGTCAAAGATGGAGAAATTGTTATTGTAGATGAATTTACAGGAAGATTGATGTTTGGAAGAAGATATTCAGATGGACTTCACCAAGCTATAGAAGCAAAAGAAGGCTTAGAAGTACAAAGAGAGTCAAAGACTTTAGCAACCATTACGCTACAAAATTATTTTAGAATGTATAATAAATTATCTGGTATGACAGGTACAGCCAAAACAGAAGAAGATGAATTTAAACATATCTATAATATGGATGTAGTTGTGATTCCTACGAATAAACCTATTCAAAGACAAGATTTACCTGATTCTGTTTATAAAACAGAGATGGGAAAATTTAATGCAGTTATTAATCAAATTGCTGAAAAACATAAAAATGGTCAGCCTGTACTAGTGGGTACTATTTCTATAGAAAGATCAGAAATACTGAGCAAAATGCTTAAAAAACAAGGGGTAGTCCATGAGGTATTAAATGCAAAGCAACATGAGAGAGAGGCAGAAATCGTATCACAAGCAGGAAGATTTGGTGCTGTAACTATTGCTACCAATATGGCCGGAAGAGGTACGGATATTGTTTTAGGTGGAAACCCAGAGTTTATGGCTAAAAAGGAAATGAAAAAAAGAGGCTATAGTGAATATATTCTTTCTATGGTTACAAGCTTTGCAAAAACAGAAGATGAAGAAGTTACAAAAGCAAGAGAAGAATATAGAAAGCTTTATGAAGAAATTAAAAAAGAAACAGATGCAGAAAGAGAGAAGGTCGTAGAGGCTGGAGGTCTTTGTATTTTAGGTACAGAAAGACATGAATCAAGAAGAATAGACAATCAGCTTAGAGGACGTTCTGGTCGTCAAGGAGACAAAGGATCTTCTCAATTCTTTATTTCACTTGAAGATGATTTGATGAGACTATTTGGCAGTGAAAGAATTCAAGGAGTAGTAGAAAAGCTTGGAATGGACGATGATGAACCAATAGAGGCAAAACTTCTTTCAAAATCCATAGAAGGAGCACAAAAAAGAGTAGAAGGAAGAAACTTTTCTATCAGAAAACATGTTCTTCAATATGATGATGTGATGAATAAGCAAAGAGAAGTTATGTATAGTGAAAGAAAGAAAGTATTAGAAGGAGAAAATCTTAGAGATCATATAATGGGTATGTTAGAAGGTCTTGTAGATAGAAGTGTAGAAGCTTATACAGCAGAAGCAAAATTTCCTGAAGAATGGGATTTAAAAGGTATGGAAGATTATCTTTCAACTTTATTTTTACCAAAGGGAAGTTTATCTTTTGATGATTTAGAAGATATGACAAAAGAAATGTTAAAAGATAGAATTATGAAAATTGCCAATGATTTATACAATATAAAAGAAGAAGAAGTAGGACCTGAAAGAATGAGAGAGCTTGAAAGAGTGATTCTTCTTCGTATTGTAGATACCAAGTGGATGGATCATATTGATGCAATGGATCAATTAAGACAAGGAATAGGCCTTAGAGCGTATGGACAAGAAGATCCAGTAAGAGCTTATCAAGTAGAAGGTTTTGATATGTTTGAAGCTATGACTTTTGCTATTCAAGAAGATACCATAAAACATTTGTTCCATGTAACGGTTCAGACAGAAACAGAAAGAAAACAAGTAGTAAAAGTAACAGGAACAAGTGGAACAGATGCCCCACAAAATCAGCCTCTTGTTAAAGAAAAAACAGTTGGAAGAAATGATCTTTGTCCTTGTGGAAGCGGTAAAAAATACAAAAAATGTTGTGGAAAATAG
- the prfB gene encoding peptide chain release factor 2 (programmed frameshift), producing MIQLEQLKHELSLLQAPIKDLSVSLDLEKLKEDAHDLDQKSMDPSLWDDPQNAQKVLQRVKHIKDKMKKYEDIYEKYEELNLLLDMAIEEGDLSVEKEVQDEFVSLKEAIETLRVETLLSGEYDRSNAILSIHAGAGGLDAQDWAEMLLRMYTRWSEKKGYKIKTLDILPDTEAGIKNITFLVEGENAYGYLKGEKGVHRIVRISPFDPSGKRHTSFASLDVMPEIDEDIEIDINPVDLKVDTYRASGAGGQHVNKTDSAIRITHIPTGIVVQCQNERSQHSNKETAMKMLMAKLIELKEREHKEKIEDLKGDYSQIAWGSQIRSYVFHPYNLVKDHRTNAEMGNIQAVMDGDIDLFMNEYLKSI from the exons ATGATACAGCTAGAGCAGTTAAAACATGAGCTTAGCTTATTACAAGCTCCTATTAAAGATTTGAGTGTTTCTCTT GACCTAGAAAAGCTTAAAGAAGATGCACATGATCTAGATCAAAAATCAATGGACCCATCCCTTTGGGATGATCCTCAAAATGCACAAAAAGTTTTACAGAGAGTAAAACATATTAAAGATAAAATGAAAAAATATGAAGATATTTATGAAAAATATGAAGAACTCAATTTATTATTAGATATGGCAATAGAAGAGGGAGATTTGTCAGTTGAAAAAGAAGTACAAGACGAGTTTGTGTCTTTAAAAGAAGCAATAGAGACCCTCAGAGTAGAAACTCTTTTGTCAGGAGAATATGATAGAAGCAATGCTATTTTATCTATTCATGCAGGGGCAGGAGGATTGGATGCTCAAGACTGGGCAGAAATGCTTCTGAGAATGTATACAAGATGGTCAGAAAAAAAAGGATATAAAATAAAAACATTAGATATTTTACCAGATACAGAAGCAGGTATTAAAAATATTACTTTTCTTGTAGAAGGAGAAAATGCTTATGGCTACTTAAAAGGAGAAAAAGGGGTTCATAGAATTGTAAGGATTTCTCCTTTTGATCCTTCAGGGAAAAGACATACGTCCTTTGCTTCTTTAGATGTGATGCCAGAGATTGATGAAGACATTGAGATTGATATTAATCCTGTTGATTTAAAGGTAGATACCTATAGAGCCAGTGGAGCAGGAGGACAGCATGTCAATAAAACAGATTCTGCCATTCGAATCACCCATATTCCTACAGGAATTGTAGTACAATGTCAAAATGAGAGATCGCAGCATAGTAACAAAGAAACGGCTATGAAGATGCTTATGGCCAAATTGATAGAGTTAAAAGAAAGAGAACATAAAGAAAAGATTGAAGATTTAAAAGGGGATTATAGTCAGATTGCATGGGGAAGTCAAATTAGATCTTATGTCTTTCATCCATACAATTTGGTGAAAGATCATCGAACCAATGCAGAGATGGGAAATATACAAGCTGTAATGGATGGAGATATAGATTTGTTTATGAATGAATACTTAAAGAGTATTTAA
- a CDS encoding Tex family protein yields MIIQQLANEFNIKASQVKATIDLIDQGNTIPFIARYRKEMTGGLNDIILREMSERLIYLRNLTGRKEEVIRLIEEQGKLTEEIKGKVQNSTTLTEVEDIYRPFRPKRRTKATIAKEKGLEPLSDIIFSQKIFDGSIEEIAIKFVDEQKGVNSVEEAINGALDIIAEKISDDAEYRKKIRNMTYAKGIVVSHAVDEEEETVYEMYYDYKEPVNKILDHRVLAINRGEKEKKLKVKIDAPIEDILLFLQKSILKLKSFTKELLLTAIEDAYKRLIAPSIEREIRNDLTQRAEEEAIKVFAKNTKPLLLIPPIKDVRVLAIDPSYRTGCKIAILDETGKLLDYTTIYPNAPHHKVEEAKIVIKDMIQKYNIDIIPIGNGTASRETEFIVAELLKEIDKKVYYTIVSEAGASVYSASKLAAEEYPDIDVSIRGAISIGRRLQDPLAELVKIDPKSIGVGQYQHDLNQSKLGESLKNVVEDCVNSVGVDLNTATPSLLQYVSGISSSIAKNIVGYREENGKFKNREEIKKVKRLGEKAYEQCAGFLRISNGDNPLDNTAVHPESYPITMKLVEKLGYLKNHIEAGRLKDIESKILEYKPGNTLEQNIEKLSIELEVGIPTLKDIIQEIKKPGRDPREEMPKPVFRSDVLKMEDLKLDMVMTGTVRNVVDFGAFVDIGVKQDGLVHISQLSEKFVKHPMNVVAVGDEVKVKIIGLDIERGKISLTMKGV; encoded by the coding sequence TTGATCATACAACAATTAGCAAATGAATTTAATATTAAAGCTTCACAGGTCAAAGCTACCATTGATTTAATTGACCAAGGAAATACGATTCCGTTTATAGCTAGATATAGAAAAGAAATGACAGGTGGACTTAATGATATTATTTTAAGAGAAATGTCAGAACGTCTTATTTATTTAAGAAATCTTACAGGTAGAAAAGAAGAAGTTATAAGACTCATTGAAGAACAAGGAAAATTGACAGAAGAAATCAAGGGAAAAGTACAAAATTCAACTACATTGACAGAAGTAGAAGACATATATAGACCCTTTAGACCTAAAAGAAGAACAAAAGCTACCATTGCAAAGGAAAAAGGATTGGAACCTCTTTCTGACATTATTTTTTCCCAGAAAATATTCGACGGCAGTATAGAAGAGATAGCCATAAAATTTGTAGATGAACAAAAAGGAGTAAATAGTGTAGAAGAAGCTATAAATGGTGCTTTAGATATTATTGCAGAAAAAATTTCTGATGATGCTGAATATAGAAAAAAGATAAGAAATATGACTTATGCAAAAGGTATAGTAGTATCTCATGCTGTAGACGAAGAAGAAGAAACTGTTTATGAAATGTATTATGATTATAAAGAACCTGTAAATAAAATACTAGATCATAGAGTTTTGGCCATCAATAGAGGAGAGAAAGAGAAAAAATTAAAAGTAAAGATCGATGCACCTATAGAAGATATTTTATTATTTTTACAAAAGTCTATATTAAAACTGAAGAGTTTTACAAAAGAACTTTTACTTACAGCAATAGAAGATGCTTATAAAAGACTGATTGCTCCATCTATAGAAAGAGAAATCAGAAATGATTTAACACAAAGGGCAGAAGAAGAAGCTATCAAGGTATTTGCAAAAAATACAAAACCACTTTTATTAATTCCTCCCATCAAAGATGTTAGAGTACTTGCCATAGATCCAAGCTATAGGACAGGATGTAAGATTGCTATTTTAGATGAAACTGGAAAGTTATTAGATTATACGACTATCTATCCAAATGCACCCCATCATAAAGTGGAAGAAGCTAAAATAGTCATAAAAGATATGATTCAAAAGTATAATATAGATATCATTCCTATTGGAAATGGTACTGCATCAAGAGAAACAGAATTTATAGTAGCTGAGTTATTAAAAGAAATAGATAAGAAAGTATATTATACGATTGTAAGTGAAGCAGGAGCTTCTGTATATTCGGCATCTAAGCTTGCAGCAGAGGAGTATCCAGATATAGATGTATCTATAAGAGGAGCTATCTCTATAGGGAGAAGACTACAAGACCCATTGGCAGAGCTTGTAAAAATTGATCCAAAGAGTATTGGAGTAGGACAATATCAGCATGATTTGAATCAAAGCAAATTAGGAGAAAGTCTTAAAAATGTAGTAGAAGATTGCGTAAATAGTGTAGGGGTAGATTTAAATACAGCAACACCTTCTCTTCTTCAATATGTATCAGGAATTTCTTCATCTATTGCTAAAAATATTGTAGGATATAGAGAAGAAAATGGGAAATTTAAAAACAGAGAAGAAATCAAAAAGGTAAAAAGATTAGGGGAAAAGGCTTATGAGCAATGTGCAGGTTTTCTTAGGATATCTAATGGGGACAATCCATTAGATAATACAGCAGTTCATCCAGAGTCTTATCCTATTACTATGAAACTTGTAGAAAAATTAGGATACTTAAAAAATCATATTGAAGCTGGGAGATTAAAAGATATAGAGTCAAAAATATTAGAATATAAACCAGGAAATACACTAGAGCAAAATATAGAAAAGTTATCTATTGAATTAGAAGTCGGAATTCCTACACTGAAGGATATTATACAAGAAATAAAAAAACCTGGTAGAGATCCTAGAGAAGAAATGCCAAAGCCAGTATTTCGATCAGATGTACTAAAGATGGAAGATTTAAAGCTAGATATGGTAATGACGGGAACCGTAAGAAATGTAGTAGACTTTGGAGCATTTGTAGATATAGGAGTCAAACAAGATGGTCTAGTTCATATTTCACAGCTTAGTGAAAAGTTTGTAAAACATCCTATGAATGTAGTAGCTGTTGGAGATGAAGTAAAAGTAAAAATTATAGGATTAGATATAGAAAGAGGAAAGATTTCACTTACCATGAAGGGAGTATAA